Proteins encoded in a region of the Tubulanus polymorphus chromosome 10, tnTubPoly1.2, whole genome shotgun sequence genome:
- the LOC141911611 gene encoding uncharacterized protein LOC141911611 — MTIDLAPSGSQQQLPAPAVDQLKLSGNVETYNLYIKTLVPYTGKWVRYGTTSIQTSANKFAQRIQNVKELKIELLTTFDGRADREFTINLKVFAACYTPITASTPGPASSTSLPTSTTPGTPGTPGSTAPITTTSPPPKKCQKEDIIEVMGSNPETEISDNAFTSSIANSNPAQSKTGKGTSWVVPVTANNPYIEVEIQSNGVSPNPLLEKIKFDGNVDTGTVYIMKPNTNEYEVWAEFSNVANSTVVGKETEVKMIKVVPKTTVQKDVPNFKLNWMVYICPGTQTSTAPPMQTTTELITGSPTPSITQTASTPPATTTKELISGSPTPSITQTASTPPATTTKELITGSPTPSITPSTSTPPATTTKELISGSPTPSITPSTSTPPATTTTELISGSPTPSITQTASTPPATTTKELISGSPTPSITPSTSTPPATTTKELITGSPTPSITPSTSTPPATTTKELISGSPTPSITPSTSTPPATTTKELITGSPTPSITQTASTPPATTTKELITGSPTPSITQTASTPPATTTKELITGSPTPSIVRTTTVVVTTTERVCNALCSCTPACDGSPGDCTPIAGCDAACKCADTTATRVNNRCAKTPVCTTTVPPVTTTPVPTTTQCRVTKNCQLEQDCDFWKVIAEKSPPGPGGPSNPFGGNNPFGGNNMFNTGGGVGAFNFFGNPSTPTKNWWEIAIPGKDSMAQCKVQTDSCLCPSGYAVEHGYCVRVDATQKQCDDKCICNGTRIFSGENCTMNECYQCECKAASASNSAGVSEWINCLILPKCLTTTPPPTTLPPTTTPPTTTPPTTTPPVTTKPTTTPPVTSTPAPETTPHTTRPVSTPSVPHSTPISTETSPVITTTSPTSTTPPVLPPCQEPVSETKLLKKVTTTPANQVDATGWRPTASQDTITYMFIGETRFAGFDIKTTDDITYLVQSSDDGTNYNTYKETSSPKIFNATSSDGNVTVELLNTPDYNETDYVQYVSFTVMQVTNNPTIKIVVRGCAKGCREPEYKSYCFCEKTCDHIADRSEPTCPKPGSSECLMGCQCPTNMVTEDGECKKITDCKCYDPKTQKVYKVDDIIPIDGSPCKYKQCTVAGMSGELTNTSAECTTNCTPPLVYTDCVECQRTCNHPDGKCTYSSDYCTDGCVCPPNQLLLDGTDQCVDTCPCIEDVTNTTKQLGERWNVSDTCTECECKTNPNNGMPQKECTEYCHIKEEDCKKEGKKFLNADTEDGVCCSCYEGCEYQLPNGTLIFIDPAETVVISTCEYLECKDNGNVVKSKTECTSTTCPPGEELYTPPEKCCPECREITSTTPMITASTSYGSTTSGQPAQSTVEISTGPPASTTVLPSGSTTIVGTPGTPTSGPPETTTTAPPGITTTLPGTTTATTPGITTTLPGTTTPAPPGSTTTLPGTTTPAPPGLTTTLPGTTTPAPPGSTTTLPGTTTPAPPGSTTTLPGTTTPAPPGLTTTLPGTTTPAPPGLTTTLPGTTTPAPPGLTTTLPGTTTPAPPGSTTTLPGTTTPAPPGSTTTLPGTTTPAPPGSTTTLPGTTTTAPPGSTTTLPGTTTPAPPGSTTTLPGTTTPAPPGLTTTLPGTTTPAPPGLTTTLPGTTTPAPPGLTTTLPGTTTPAPPGSTTTLPGTTTPAPPGSTTTLPGTTTPAPPGSTTTLPGTTTTAPPGSTTTLPGTTTPAPPGSTTTLPGTTTTAPPGVSSTAPGSTTTAPGTTTTAPSSQPTTPSVATSPSPSSASPPTTGPSRPATPSTVTTPGTTPSVTTTSPSSTPVTPTAGYCVDNNQKVRKVNETWNEGNSTCDHCTCNSDRNIVCTDKRDTCNTTCDNGRLEHVVGKCCPVCVPTCQPKTQSIEVKVGKCKSSGPVDVISCAGTCAGGAAVDFAAGPAGGVFKLVADCKCCQPLTTSKKSLQLTCTDGSTKSIQYEVPDSCTCTGCSNPGIPPKGAQNGPGAVNGPGAQNGPGAQNGPGAQNGPGAQNGPGAQNGPGGRGKRSASRNLAKKFLGSLNLNM, encoded by the exons GTTCCACGGCGCCAATCACGACCACTTCACCACCAC CAAAGAAATGTCAAAAAGAAGACATTATCGAAGTGATGGGATCTAATCCCGAAACTGAAATAAGTGATAATGCATTTACATCAAGCATCGCAAACAGCAATCCAGCACAATCTAAAACCGGAAAAGGCACGAGTTGGGTTGTGCCGGTTACGGCGAATAACCCATACATAGAAGTCGAAATTCAATCGAATGGCGTGTCCCCGAATCCTTTACTGgagaaaatcaaattcgaCGGGAACGTTGATACGGGAACCGTTTATATCATGAAGCCAAATACGAATGAGTACGAAGTATGGGCCGAGTTTAGTAATGTAGCGAACAGCACAGTAGTCGGTAAAGAGACCGAGGTTAAAATGATCAAAGTGGTTCCAAAAACGACAGTTCAGAAAGATGTGCCCAACTTCAAACTAAATTGGATGGTTTACATATGTCCAGGAA cACAAACTTCAACGGCTCCACCAATGCAAACAACGACGGAACTGATTACAGGCTCACCAACACCAT caataACTCAAACGGCTTCTACACCTCCAGCAACAACAACGAAGGAACTGATTTCAGGCTCACCAACACCAT caataACTCAAACGGCTTCTACACCTCCAGCAACAACAACGAAGGAACTCATTACAGGCTCACCAACACCAT caATAACTCCATCGACTTCTACACCTCCAGCAACAACAACGAAGGAACTGATTTCAGGCTCACCAACACCAT caataACTCCATCGACTTCTACACCTCCAGCAACAACAACGACGGAACTGATTTCAGGCTCACCAACACCAT caATAACTCAAACGGCTTCTACACCTCCAGCAACAACAACGAAGGAACTGATTTCAGGCTCACCAACACCAT caataACTCCATCGACTTCTACACCTCCAGCAACAACAACGAAGGAACTGATTACAGGCTCACCAACACCAT caATAACTCCATCGACTTCTACACCTCCAGCAACAACAACGAAGGAACTGATTTCAGGCTCACCAACACCAT caattACTCCATCGACTTCTACACCTCCAGCAACAACAACGAAGGAACTGATTACAGGCTCACCAACACCAT caataACTCAAACGGCTTCTACACCTCCAGCAACAACAACGAAGGAACTCATTACAGGCTCACCAACACCAT caataACTCAAACGGCTTCTACACCTCCAGCAACAACAACGAAGGAACTGATTACAGGCTCACCAACACCAT CTATCGTTCGGACTACAACGGTTGTTGTCACAACAACAGAACGAG TTTGCAACGCGTTGTGTTCTTGTACACCTGCTTGTGATGGAAGTCCGGGTGACTGTACACCGATCGCTGGCTGTGACGCTGCCTGCAAGTGCGCCGACACGACAGCAACCAGAGTCAATAACCGATGCGCCAAAACACCGGTATGCACGACCACTGTGCCACCAGTAACGACAACTCCCGTACCAACCACAACTCAAT GTCGAGTAACTAAGAATTGCCAGCTGGAGCAGGATTGCGATTTCTGGAAGGTCATCGCGGAAAAATCTCCCCCTGGACCTGGAGGTCCAAGTAATCCGTTTGGCGGTAATAATCCCTTCGGTGGTAATAACATGTTTAACACGGGTGGCGGCGTAGGCGCATTCAACTTCTTTGGAAATCCATCGACGCCGACTAAGAACTGGTGGGAAATTGCTATTCCTGGCAAAGATTCCATGGCGCAATGCAAGGTACAAACTGATTCTTGCCTGTGTCCATCTGGTTACGCTGTCGAGCATGGCTATTGCGTCAGGGTCGACGCTACGCAGAAACAATGCGACGACAAGTGTATATGTAACGGAACGCGAATATTC AGCGGCGAAAATTGTACTATGAATGAATGTTATCAGTGCGAATGTAAAGCTGCATCGGCGAGTAATTCAGCGGGAGTATCCGAATGGATCAACTGCCTGATCTTACCCAAATGTTTAACTACAACACCACCTCCGACGACATTACCGCCAACTACAACGCCGCCAACTACAACGCCGCCAACTACAACGCCACCTGTCACGACCAAGCCTACAACAACGCCACCTGTGACCTCCACACCAGCGCCTGAAACGACTCCACATACAACACGCCCAGTTTCAACGCCGTCAGTGCCACATTCAACACCAATCTCGACTGAGACCTCGCCAG TGATCACAACCACTTCGCCGACATCAACGACACCGCCCGTTCTAC CACCATGCCAGGAACCGGTTTCCGAGACTAAGCTGCTGAAGAAGGTTACTACCACACCGGCAAATCAGGTTGACGCGACTGGATGGCGCCCTACCGCATCTCAGGACACTATAACATATATGTTCATCGGTGAAACGAGGTTCGCCGGATTTGATATCAAGACAACGGACGACATCACATACCTGGTGCAGAGCAGCGATGATGGCACAAACTATAACACCTACAAAGAAACCTCTTCTCCTAAG ATATTCAATGCGACTTCGTCCGACGGGAatgtaactgtggaactcctGAATACGCCAGACTACAACGAGACCGACTACGTCCAATACGTCAGCTTCACTGTGATGCAAGTCACCAATAATCCAACCATCAAAATTGTCGTGCGTGGTTGCG CAAAGGGATGCCGGGAACCAGAATACAAGTCCTACTGTTTCTGCGAGAAGACCTGCGATCATATCGCCGATAGATCGGAACCGACGTGTCCGAAACCAGGTTCCAGCGAGTGCCTCATGGGTTGTCAATGCCCAACCAACATGGTCACTGAAGATGGCGAGTGTAAGAAAATAACCGACTGTAAATGTTACGATCCGAAAACGCAAAAAGTATATAAG gtCGATGACATTATTCCGATTGATGGTTCTCCTTGTAAGTACAAACAGTGTACTGTAGCCGGTATGAGTGGTGAGCTCACTAACACATCAGCAGAGTGTACAACAA ATTGTACACCACCGTTAGTCTACACGGATTGCGTTGAATGTCAGAGAACGTGTAATCATCCTGATGGTAAATGCACATATTCTTCCGACTACTGCACGGACGGTTGCGTCTGTCCACCAAACCAGCTTCTCCTCGACGGTACTGACCAGTGCGTAGACACCTGCCCGTGCATCGAAGACGTCACCAACACTACTAAACAGCTCGGAGAAAGATGGAACGTTTCGGACACTTGTACCGAGTGCGAATGTAAAACTAATCCAAACAACGGAATGCCTCAAAAGGAATGCACCGAATACTGCCATATCAAAGAGGAAGACTGTAAGAAAGAG GGCAAGAAATTCTTAAACGCAGACACTGAAGATGGAGTATGTTGTTCCTGCTATGAAGGATGTGAATACCAACTTCCAAATGGAACACTAATTTTCATCGAC CCCGCGGAAACAGTTGTAATAAGTACTTGTGAGTATCTAGAATGCAAAGACAATGGCAACGTAGTCAAAAGTAAGACTGAATGTACAAGCACAACTTGCCCGCCTGGTGAAGAGCTTTACACACCACCCGAGAAATGCTGTCCTGAATGCCGAGAGATAACCTCGACCACACCAATGATCACAGCATCCACTTCTTATG GTTCAACAACATCAGGGCAACCAGCACAATCAACAGTAGAAATATCCACTGGACCACCAGCGTCAACAACTGTTCTGCCATCAGGATCAACAACAattgtaggaacaccaggaaCGCCAACATCTGGACCACCAG AAACTACTACTACAGCACCACCAGGAATAACTACAACATTACCAGGAACTACTACAGCAACAACACCAGGAATAACTACAACATTACCGGGAACTACTACACCAGCGCCACCAGGATCAACTACAACATTACCAGGAACTACTACACCAGCGCCACCAGGATTAACTACAACATTACCGGGAACTACTACACCAGCGCCACCAGGATCAACTACAACATTACCAGGAACTACTACACCAGCGCCACCAGGATCAACTACAACATTACCGGGAACTACTACACCAGCGCCACCAGGATTAACTACAACATTACCAGGAACTACTACACCAGCGCCACCAGGATTAACTACAACATTACCAGGAACTACTACACCAGCGCCACCAGGATTAACTACAACATTACCAGGAACTACTACACCAGCGCCACCAGGATCAACTACAACATTACCAGGAACTACTACACCAGCGCCACCAGGATCAACTACAACATTACCAGGAACTACTACACCAGCGCCACCAGGATCAACTACAACATTACCGGGAACTACTacaacagcgccaccaggaTCAACTACAACATTACCAGGAACTACTACACCAGCGCCACCAGGATCAACTACAACATTACCGGGAACTACTACACCAGCGCCACCAGGATTAACTACAACATTACCAGGAACTACTACACCAGCGCCACCAGGATTAACTACAACATTACCAGGAACTACTACACCAGCGCCACCAGGATTAACTACAACATTACCAGGAACTACTACACCAGCGCCACCAGGATCAACTACAACATTACCAGGAACTACTACACCAGCGCCACCAGGATCAACTACAACATTACCAGGAACTACTACACCAGCGCCACCAGGATCAACTACAACATTACCGGGAACTACTacaacagcgccaccaggaTCAACTACAACATTACCAGGAACTACTACACCAGCGCCACCAGGATCAACTACAACATTACCGGGAACTACTacaacagcgccaccaggaGTATCTTCAACAGCACCAGGATCTACTACAACGGCACCAG GAACGACAACTACCG CGCCTTCGTCTCAGCCGACAACGCCATCCGTTGCGACATCACCTTCACCATCTTCTGCCTCTCCACCAACAACCGGCCCGTCAAGACCGGCCACGCCATCTACCGTCACAACGCCTGGTACAACACCTAGCGTTACAACCACGTCACCGTCTTCAACTCCAG ttaCGCCTACTGCAGGATATTGCGTTGACAATAACCAGAAAGTTCGAAAG GTCAACGAAACTTGGAACGAAGGCAACTCGACGTGTGACCACTGCACTTGTAACTCTGATAGAAATATCGTCTGTACAGACAAACGAGATACTTGTAACACAACTTGTGATAAT GGTCGTCTGGAACATGTAGTCGGTAAATGCTGCCCGGTCTGCG TGCCAACTTGTCAACCGAAAACACAGAGCATCGAAGTCAAAGTCGGTAAATGTAAATCAAGCGGTCCTGTAGATGTAATATCCTGCGCGGGTACATGCGCGGGCGGTGCTGCCGTAGACTTCGCCGCTGGACCGGCAGGAGGAGTATTCAAACTTGTAGCAGACTGCAAATGTTGCCAACCGTTAACAACGTCCAAGAAATCATTGCAACTTACTTGTA CCGATGGCTCGACGAAATCGATTCAATACGAAGTCCCGGACTCGTGTACTTGTACGGGCTGCTCGAACCCTGGAATACCTCCTAAAGGAGCACAGAATGGACCAGGAGCGGTGAATGGACCAGGAGCGCAGAATGGACCAGGAGCGCAAAATGGACCAGGAGCACAGAATGGACCAGGAGCGCAAAATGGACCAGGAGCACAGAATGGACCAGGAGGACGTGGAAAGCGATCAGCCAGCCGAAATCTCGCAAAGAAATTTCTCGGCTCcttaaatttgaatatgtaa